In Reinekea thalattae, a genomic segment contains:
- a CDS encoding efflux RND transporter periplasmic adaptor subunit yields the protein MFNKKWLIAVLSSGALLLIFIAMAGGFTSKIKPAENSHAQAANQQPVTAVIEREIAIVSEYPGHLIAKQTSVLSSRISAQVVDVLADVGARVKQGDIIMRLANQDLDARRISQQESLAAAQAQLNKARLEHDRVIALVNEKLLPEAERDRVVAQLDIAQANLKQANAALSEAQASLGYSLIAAPYDGIISKRWLNLGDQANVGAALVSLYNPNDMQLSVNIPESVIKAIKLGQRWPLQVASQEQQLFATVVEIAPAADLASHSFLVKLDIEPSLQPLLPGMFARLQLTTGYQPALLVDSRAVYRVGQIEYVKALNEQGVALPAIVRTGKQLDEYSLVRSGLSAGAEVLINP from the coding sequence ATGTTTAATAAAAAATGGTTAATAGCGGTGCTTAGCAGTGGTGCTCTGTTGCTAATCTTTATCGCCATGGCAGGTGGCTTTACCAGTAAAATTAAGCCAGCAGAAAACTCGCATGCACAGGCTGCGAATCAACAGCCGGTGACAGCGGTCATCGAACGAGAAATCGCCATAGTGAGTGAATACCCGGGGCATTTAATTGCTAAGCAAACCAGTGTGCTGTCATCCAGAATCAGTGCGCAGGTGGTGGATGTCTTGGCCGATGTCGGCGCTCGTGTAAAGCAGGGCGATATTATTATGCGCTTGGCCAATCAAGATTTAGATGCCAGACGAATCTCTCAACAGGAAAGTCTAGCGGCAGCACAAGCGCAATTGAATAAAGCCCGATTAGAGCACGATCGAGTAATCGCCTTGGTTAATGAAAAGCTGTTACCCGAAGCGGAACGCGATCGCGTTGTTGCGCAGCTGGATATAGCGCAAGCCAATTTAAAGCAGGCGAACGCAGCCTTAAGCGAAGCGCAAGCAAGTCTTGGCTATTCACTGATTGCAGCGCCTTACGATGGCATTATTTCTAAACGCTGGTTGAACTTAGGCGACCAAGCCAACGTCGGTGCTGCGTTAGTGAGCCTTTACAACCCTAATGACATGCAATTGAGTGTCAATATTCCCGAATCGGTGATCAAGGCTATCAAGTTGGGGCAGCGTTGGCCGCTACAGGTAGCAAGTCAAGAGCAACAGCTGTTTGCAACGGTTGTCGAAATTGCGCCAGCGGCAGACTTAGCCTCGCATAGTTTTTTAGTGAAGCTGGATATCGAGCCAAGTCTTCAGCCGTTATTGCCGGGTATGTTTGCCCGTCTGCAATTGACCACCGGATACCAGCCAGCGTTGCTGGTTGATAGTCGTGCGGTCTACCGAGTCGGCCAAATCGAATACGTCAAAGCGCTGAATGAGCAGGGTGTAGCGTTACCGGCCATTGTCCGTACGGGCAAACAACTTGATGAGTATTCATTAGTAAGGTCAGGACTGAGTGCTGGTGCTGAGGTGTTAATTAACCCTTAG